One part of the Xanthocytophaga agilis genome encodes these proteins:
- a CDS encoding PAS domain-containing protein: MPFLFNIISGRKLKEYQKFREEAKELRVATQDATLLIQNIGQGKLDTTQISDTNNPLISSLLEMQEQMKRIAEEDRQRSWANEGHTRFAEILHSHSTDLEQIFSLLIKELVRYIGANQGGLFVTNEENPQEIFLEMLSCYAYDRKKYLHKKIEVGEGLVGQCYIEADSILLTDIPEDYVNITSGLGKANPTCLLLVPLKVNEKVYGVLELASFHVFEPYQISFIEKLGESIASTFSTLKINSTTKHLLELAQQQAETLRSQEEEMRQNMEELSATQEELTRQLHESDVLKEELQNREQVFGHTTVLSESDQHGTILLVNDKLCKVSKYSREELIGKPHNIFRHPDMPKELFKILWQTIKQGKIFRGVIKNRAKDGTHYWVDATISPILDDNGKPIKYVSARYVIPDDRLAEVLYAECLQSLNLSASKASDTVSA, translated from the coding sequence ATGCCATTTCTATTTAATATCATTAGTGGACGAAAGTTAAAAGAATATCAAAAATTTCGGGAAGAAGCCAAAGAATTAAGAGTAGCAACTCAAGATGCCACGCTTTTGATTCAAAATATTGGCCAGGGGAAACTGGATACTACTCAGATATCAGATACAAACAATCCATTGATCTCTTCATTGCTGGAAATGCAGGAACAAATGAAACGGATTGCAGAAGAAGACCGCCAACGTAGCTGGGCAAATGAAGGACATACCCGATTTGCAGAAATACTTCATTCACATTCTACTGATCTTGAACAAATCTTTAGTCTGTTAATCAAAGAACTGGTCAGATACATTGGTGCTAATCAGGGAGGTTTATTTGTCACTAATGAGGAAAACCCACAGGAGATCTTTCTCGAAATGTTGTCCTGTTATGCCTATGATCGTAAAAAATACCTTCACAAAAAAATAGAAGTAGGCGAAGGTCTGGTAGGCCAGTGTTATATTGAAGCAGATAGTATTCTTCTGACTGATATTCCAGAGGATTATGTAAATATCACTTCCGGATTGGGTAAAGCCAATCCAACCTGTCTGTTGCTGGTTCCTCTTAAAGTGAATGAAAAAGTATATGGTGTATTGGAACTAGCTTCTTTTCATGTTTTTGAGCCTTATCAAATTAGCTTTATTGAGAAGTTGGGAGAAAGTATTGCATCTACATTTTCTACTTTAAAAATTAATAGCACAACCAAGCATCTACTGGAACTGGCACAACAACAGGCCGAAACATTGCGCAGTCAGGAAGAGGAGATGCGGCAGAACATGGAAGAGCTTTCAGCCACACAGGAAGAACTGACTCGCCAGTTGCATGAAAGTGATGTATTAAAAGAGGAATTACAAAATCGGGAACAAGTGTTTGGTCATACAACTGTTTTATCTGAATCAGATCAACATGGGACCATTCTTCTTGTCAATGATAAATTGTGTAAAGTCTCCAAATATAGTAGAGAGGAATTAATAGGCAAACCTCATAATATCTTCCGTCATCCGGATATGCCTAAAGAATTATTCAAAATCCTTTGGCAGACAATCAAACAAGGAAAGATATTCAGAGGCGTTATCAAAAACAGAGCAAAAGATGGCACTCATTACTGGGTCGATGCCACCATCTCCCCTATACTTGACGACAATGGCAAGCCCATAAAATATGTCAGTGCCCGCTATGTCATTCCAGATGATAGATTAGCAGAGGTCCTTTATGCCGAATGTCTGCAATCACTAAATCTCTCGGCTTCTAAAGCATCTGATACAGTATCTGCATAA
- a CDS encoding DUF418 domain-containing protein — protein MTTTTETLPQALTIESATNRLQVVDSLRGFALLGILIAHIVSWFDGGPLPSSIYQKAFENIPVWQQILNGITQFISEVLVRGKFFSFFSFLFGLSFALQLFSFEKKAGNFLGRYAWRLVILGLIGLVHSLHWRGDILSIYAPLGFLLLLFRKLPDKIILTLAILLVINIPTRLTAIYQQYLPQPSKAQQEQQNKQSEKDTEQYYQIMMHGSYAENLKANFKALEMKKNFQIESGRIYITFGFFLLGLYAGRKKIFEQFPVNKLFFKKVLQYSGFIALALLITGICLGVMYNNNPQPPPAILFIFMTIYDSFNALLTLFYIVGITLLFSKPVWNSRLLHFAPVGKMALTSYVFQTIIGLLLFYGYCGLGLVGIIPPWICFLLSAPIFLLQMQFSKWWLSRFKYGPLEWIWRSATYLRWQPLRL, from the coding sequence ATGACTACAACTACTGAAACCCTTCCCCAAGCACTCACCATTGAGTCGGCTACAAACCGGCTTCAGGTGGTAGATTCCCTGCGAGGATTTGCACTACTAGGTATTTTAATTGCGCATATTGTTAGCTGGTTTGATGGAGGCCCTTTACCTAGCTCTATCTATCAGAAGGCATTTGAAAATATTCCAGTCTGGCAACAGATCCTAAATGGCATTACTCAATTTATCAGTGAAGTATTGGTTCGGGGAAAATTCTTTTCCTTCTTCTCTTTTCTGTTTGGCTTAAGCTTTGCACTCCAGTTATTCAGTTTTGAGAAGAAAGCAGGTAATTTTTTAGGACGTTATGCCTGGCGACTAGTTATCCTTGGCCTGATTGGTCTGGTACACAGCTTACACTGGAGAGGAGACATTCTGAGTATTTATGCACCTCTGGGATTTTTATTGCTCCTTTTCAGAAAACTACCTGACAAAATCATACTCACTCTTGCCATTTTATTAGTCATTAACATACCTACACGCCTTACAGCTATTTATCAGCAATATCTGCCTCAACCCTCTAAAGCACAACAGGAACAACAAAATAAGCAATCCGAGAAGGATACAGAACAATACTACCAGATTATGATGCATGGCAGTTATGCAGAAAATCTAAAAGCTAATTTTAAAGCATTAGAAATGAAGAAAAACTTCCAGATTGAAAGTGGCCGCATCTATATTACATTCGGCTTCTTTCTACTAGGTCTCTATGCAGGTAGGAAAAAAATATTTGAACAATTTCCTGTAAACAAACTATTTTTCAAAAAGGTCTTACAATACAGCGGGTTTATAGCATTGGCCTTGTTGATAACAGGTATTTGTCTGGGTGTCATGTACAATAATAACCCACAACCTCCTCCAGCTATTCTATTTATCTTTATGACCATTTATGATTCTTTTAATGCATTACTAACACTATTTTATATTGTAGGTATCACACTTTTATTCTCAAAACCTGTCTGGAATTCCAGGTTGCTACATTTTGCCCCAGTAGGCAAAATGGCACTCACCAGCTATGTTTTTCAAACAATTATAGGCCTTTTACTTTTTTACGGGTATTGTGGTTTGGGTTTGGTTGGAATAATTCCTCCTTGGATCTGCTTTTTGCTATCAGCGCCTATCTTTCTACTACAGATGCAGTTTAGCAAATGGTGGTTATCCCGATTCAAGTATGGACCACTGGAATGGATATGGCGTTCCGCAACCTATCTGAGATGGCAACCACTTCGCTTATAA
- a CDS encoding glutathione peroxidase — MSNTPFYQLSARSLQGKDISMDTYKGKTVLVVNTASQCGLTPQFEGLEKLYEKYKDRGLVILGFPCNQFGNQEPGDEKSIAEGCVINYGVTFQMFHKIEVNGTDAHPVFKYLKKELPGLLGGRIKWNFTKFLIDKNGKPVKRFAPITKPEAIEKYLEKIFQ, encoded by the coding sequence ATGAGCAATACGCCATTTTATCAGTTGTCTGCCCGCAGTTTACAGGGTAAGGACATATCTATGGATACCTATAAAGGAAAAACTGTTCTGGTAGTAAATACAGCTAGCCAATGTGGTCTTACGCCTCAGTTTGAAGGACTTGAAAAACTATATGAGAAATACAAAGACCGAGGTCTTGTCATTCTGGGTTTTCCCTGTAATCAGTTTGGCAATCAGGAGCCTGGAGATGAAAAGTCTATTGCAGAAGGTTGTGTCATCAACTATGGTGTCACATTCCAGATGTTTCATAAAATAGAGGTAAATGGAACAGATGCTCATCCTGTTTTTAAATACCTGAAAAAAGAACTTCCGGGATTATTAGGAGGACGCATCAAATGGAACTTTACTAAATTTTTGATCGATAAAAATGGGAAGCCAGTCAAACGATTTGCTCCTATTACCAAACCGGAAGCCATTGAAAAATACCTGGAAAAGATTTTTCAGTAA
- a CDS encoding L,D-transpeptidase family protein, giving the protein MKTRSNVWVLFTLGGVLVIATTLLLCSAIPAKSFKTTQLEFERVKDAYEEKETVTQKLFSDKGLTINQSEIFLRVFKKEKQLELWAKEKGANKTFQLLKTYKICSASGELGPKRKLGDYQVPEGFYVINRWNPVSNFHLSLGINYPNASDRILSDKKHPGDDIFIHGNCVSIGCMAMTDPMIKEIYIAFVEAKNAGQGLVPVHIFPSKLNDSSWDSLQVTTLDDPSLLAFWKNLKPGYEWFENKKTLPKVSVDTKGRYSFQ; this is encoded by the coding sequence ATGAAAACCAGATCAAATGTTTGGGTTCTTTTTACATTGGGAGGAGTGTTAGTTATTGCTACCACATTGCTTCTATGTAGTGCTATCCCTGCTAAAAGTTTTAAAACTACTCAGCTTGAGTTTGAGCGGGTAAAAGATGCCTATGAGGAAAAAGAAACAGTGACACAGAAATTGTTTTCAGATAAAGGATTGACAATAAATCAATCGGAGATTTTTTTGAGGGTTTTTAAGAAAGAAAAGCAACTGGAGTTATGGGCTAAAGAGAAGGGCGCAAATAAAACTTTTCAGCTACTCAAAACTTATAAAATATGCTCTGCGTCTGGTGAACTGGGACCTAAACGCAAACTGGGAGATTATCAGGTGCCCGAAGGATTTTATGTTATCAATAGATGGAATCCTGTGAGCAATTTTCATTTGTCACTAGGAATTAACTACCCTAATGCTTCAGATCGAATCTTATCAGATAAAAAACATCCGGGTGATGATATTTTTATTCACGGTAATTGTGTCAGCATTGGATGTATGGCAATGACCGATCCTATGATTAAAGAGATCTATATTGCGTTTGTAGAAGCTAAAAATGCTGGACAAGGGCTAGTGCCTGTGCATATTTTTCCTTCAAAACTCAATGATTCATCCTGGGATTCTCTTCAGGTAACTACCTTGGATGATCCTTCTTTACTGGCATTCTGGAAAAATCTGAAACCTGGTTATGAATGGTTTGAGAACAAGAAAACGTTGCCTAAAGTGAGTGTGGATACCAAAGGAAGATACTCCTTCCAGTGA
- a CDS encoding organic hydroperoxide resistance protein, with the protein MKTIYETKATATGGRNGKVSTEDGILNLEVRIPNSMGGNGGNYTNPEQLFAAGYAACFDSALQFVARSQKLRIESQVTATVGLQSSETEGITLVTALEADIQGVDREVAQQLLEKAHATCPYSRAIHSNVNVSVTLK; encoded by the coding sequence ATGAAAACAATTTATGAAACCAAAGCCACTGCTACAGGTGGTAGAAACGGGAAAGTTTCAACAGAAGACGGAATACTCAATCTGGAAGTGCGGATACCTAATTCGATGGGAGGTAACGGAGGCAATTATACTAATCCTGAACAATTATTTGCGGCAGGTTATGCTGCCTGTTTCGATAGTGCGTTACAATTTGTCGCACGTAGCCAGAAATTACGTATAGAAAGTCAGGTAACAGCTACCGTAGGTCTTCAGTCATCCGAGACAGAGGGCATAACTCTTGTAACGGCATTGGAAGCAGATATTCAGGGTGTAGACAGAGAAGTAGCGCAACAATTATTGGAAAAAGCACATGCTACCTGTCCTTACTCAAGAGCTATCCATAGTAATGTGAACGTTTCTGTAACGCTAAAATAA
- a CDS encoding DUF4260 domain-containing protein gives MKLTIKLEEIAMFIAAVYFLSIYNLGLSAWVWFLLFFAPDLGMLGYIVNTRVGALTYNLFHHKGIAISLSLIGYFLHNDILIASGALLVAHAAFDRMLGFGLKYNDNFKHTHLSDVAYEL, from the coding sequence ATGAAACTTACTATCAAACTTGAAGAAATCGCTATGTTTATAGCTGCTGTCTATTTCCTTTCAATCTATAATCTTGGTTTGTCTGCCTGGGTTTGGTTTTTATTGTTTTTCGCTCCTGATCTGGGAATGTTGGGGTATATAGTCAATACGCGTGTTGGTGCATTGACATACAATTTGTTTCATCACAAAGGCATTGCAATCAGTTTGAGTTTGATAGGTTATTTTTTACATAATGATATACTGATTGCATCTGGAGCATTACTTGTAGCGCACGCAGCATTTGATCGTATGCTAGGTTTTGGCCTTAAATACAATGACAATTTTAAACACACTCACTTGAGCGATGTTGCTTATGAGTTATAA
- a CDS encoding sialate O-acetylesterase produces MNKCFTASVFVVFFLLNSFRLSAEVHLPKLVGDNMIIQRDTRVNIFGTALRVERVTVVFMNRIYAALPDENSEWVISLPPLPAGGPYEMEIFGKNTLKIRNIMIGDVWLASGQSNMEWKLADKVTNHQIEIANANYPDIRFIDVKNTISGQAETDFESEGWQACSPKTAGKFSAVAYFFARDAFKTHNVPVGIIQAEWGGTPAEAWVSTTTLRQFPEFKDAAEKLDKCTINLTELSTAYTTRLEAWKKTVPKLDRGYTGKRPWYEKKIKDEETWKSMKLPCYWETAGLGGYDGVTWFRKEIEIPRSEAGQTLTLCLGKIDNEDITWFNGEKIGETKEANQVRKYTIPGKLVKAGRNVIVVRVNDTHGNGGIWGNPADLKILSPYYSVSLAGEWKYKTAVDVSRMPKYPTELRDQNSPGVLFNGMIEPVIPYTIKGVIWYQGESNATRAYQYRNLFPALIRDWRAAWKQKDDFAFLFVQLANYKAATPQPGESDWAELREAQTFTLNEPNTGMVVSIDIGDANDIHPRNKLDVGKRLFLAARKVAYKDSTVVNAFGPLYKSMTIENNKIHILFDNASGGLKSKNGALKGFAIAGYDKKFYWANARIDSNTVVVWSEMVPKPTAVRYAWADNPEGCNLYNAEGLPASPFRTDQWQGLTFNAK; encoded by the coding sequence ATGAATAAATGTTTTACCGCCTCAGTATTTGTTGTATTTTTTCTGCTGAATAGCTTTCGCCTATCTGCAGAAGTTCATCTGCCTAAATTGGTTGGTGATAATATGATTATTCAGAGAGATACCCGAGTAAATATATTTGGTACTGCATTACGGGTAGAGCGGGTGACTGTTGTATTCATGAATCGTATTTATGCTGCATTGCCGGATGAAAACAGCGAATGGGTGATTTCATTACCTCCATTGCCTGCCGGTGGGCCCTACGAAATGGAGATCTTTGGGAAGAATACACTTAAGATCCGTAATATAATGATTGGGGATGTCTGGCTGGCATCTGGACAGTCTAATATGGAATGGAAGCTAGCAGATAAAGTAACTAATCACCAGATTGAAATCGCCAATGCCAATTATCCTGATATTCGATTTATAGATGTGAAAAATACCATTTCAGGGCAAGCAGAAACTGATTTTGAGTCGGAAGGATGGCAGGCATGTTCTCCAAAAACAGCAGGTAAATTTTCAGCGGTAGCCTATTTCTTTGCTCGTGATGCATTCAAAACCCATAATGTACCCGTTGGAATTATTCAGGCGGAATGGGGAGGAACACCTGCTGAAGCGTGGGTTAGTACAACTACGTTGAGGCAGTTTCCAGAGTTTAAAGATGCCGCAGAGAAGCTTGATAAATGTACTATCAATCTGACAGAATTGTCAACTGCATATACTACGCGTCTGGAAGCATGGAAGAAAACTGTGCCTAAACTAGATAGAGGGTATACAGGTAAAAGACCCTGGTATGAGAAAAAAATAAAAGATGAAGAAACCTGGAAGTCTATGAAGCTTCCATGCTACTGGGAAACGGCTGGATTGGGAGGATATGATGGTGTAACCTGGTTCCGCAAAGAAATTGAAATACCCCGATCAGAAGCAGGGCAAACATTGACGTTATGTCTGGGGAAAATAGATAATGAAGATATTACCTGGTTTAATGGAGAAAAGATTGGAGAGACCAAAGAAGCCAATCAAGTTAGAAAATACACTATACCTGGTAAGTTGGTTAAAGCAGGCAGAAATGTAATTGTTGTTCGGGTGAATGATACACATGGTAATGGAGGCATATGGGGTAATCCGGCTGATTTGAAGATATTGTCACCTTATTATTCAGTTTCTCTGGCTGGCGAATGGAAATATAAGACTGCAGTAGATGTAAGTCGTATGCCCAAATATCCAACCGAATTGCGGGATCAGAACTCACCAGGAGTGCTATTTAATGGAATGATTGAGCCTGTCATTCCTTATACTATCAAAGGTGTAATCTGGTATCAGGGTGAATCCAATGCAACACGAGCGTATCAGTATAGAAATCTTTTTCCTGCATTGATACGGGACTGGCGTGCTGCCTGGAAGCAAAAAGATGACTTTGCCTTCTTATTTGTACAACTAGCCAATTATAAGGCTGCTACTCCTCAGCCTGGTGAAAGTGACTGGGCAGAACTGCGAGAAGCACAAACCTTTACATTAAACGAACCCAACACTGGTATGGTGGTGAGCATTGATATAGGGGATGCAAACGATATTCATCCCCGAAATAAGCTGGATGTAGGAAAGCGTTTGTTTCTGGCAGCTCGTAAGGTAGCTTACAAAGATTCGACGGTAGTAAATGCATTTGGGCCTTTGTATAAGTCCATGACTATCGAAAACAATAAAATTCATATTCTTTTTGACAATGCCTCAGGTGGACTTAAATCCAAGAATGGTGCACTGAAAGGATTTGCCATAGCTGGATATGATAAAAAGTTTTACTGGGCTAATGCACGAATTGATAGCAATACCGTGGTTGTCTGGTCTGAGATGGTCCCAAAGCCAACAGCTGTACGTTATGCTTGGGCTGATAATCCGGAAGGATGTAATCTCTACAATGCAGAAGGGTTGCCTGCTTCTCCGTTTCGCACAGATCAATGGCAGGGACTCACATTTAATGCAAAATAA
- a CDS encoding MarR family transcriptional regulator, translating into MIEEHLKLENQLCFPLYAASRLITREYQPFLDELGITYPQYLVLLVLWEKDKITVNEIRQKLILNTNTVTPLLQRMEGMELLQRTRSEEDERKVIVALTEKGRALQQQASTIPGRLMSCLSSEELNLQELVDLRDKLHHLLDFLLNKNQSMD; encoded by the coding sequence ATGATAGAAGAGCACTTAAAACTTGAAAATCAACTCTGCTTTCCTTTATATGCAGCATCCCGCTTGATTACAAGAGAGTACCAACCATTTCTGGATGAGCTAGGAATAACATATCCTCAATACCTGGTTCTGCTGGTTTTATGGGAGAAGGATAAAATTACAGTCAATGAAATCCGGCAAAAGCTGATTTTAAATACCAATACAGTGACTCCTCTTTTGCAACGTATGGAAGGCATGGAACTGCTTCAACGCACGCGTTCAGAAGAAGATGAAAGAAAAGTAATTGTTGCCCTTACAGAAAAAGGTAGAGCCTTACAACAACAAGCCAGCACCATTCCCGGAAGACTAATGTCTTGCCTAAGCTCTGAAGAATTAAATCTGCAGGAGTTAGTTGATTTAAGAGACAAACTACATCATCTTCTGGATTTTCTTCTTAACAAGAATCAATCTATGGATTAG